A stretch of the Sphingobacterium thalpophilum genome encodes the following:
- a CDS encoding malectin domain-containing carbohydrate-binding protein, translated as MMIRLMLFRKLLGSLLLLLCTQFSYGQKVRKTIALNTGWQTIMDQNDSARYAGFQSKAFKTDGDWQKVNVPHNWDRYEGYRRLLHGNLHGYSWYRKQFSLKHPQAKNRFFLFFEGVGSYATVWLNGKQVGYHAGGRTTFTLDVTDAIKLDGSPNLLAVRADHPAHITDLPWVDGGCSTERGFSEGSQPMGIFRPVSLVIKNEVSIVPFGEHYWNDETADSKKAIVHQSVEVANQSKGNKKIEVISRVFDQNGKMILRSIHPDQIEANTIKKIRLKDLILSNPHLWSIESPYLYQIKMQITVDGQIKDEVQTAYGIRTVRWSKGLKPSGDTRLLINGKPTFINGIAEYEHKLGQSHAFPEEEIEARVKQIRQLGFNSFRDAHQPHNLRYQAAWDRYGILLWTQLAAHIWFDTPAFRNNFKRLLTEWVRERRNSPSVILWGLENESTLPEDFAQECTALIRELDPTASIQRLVTTCNGGSGTDWDVPQNWTGTYGGNQNTYGEDLKKQLLVGEYGAWRSLGLHAEPPYLPNENNYNEERFADILQTKIRLADSVKDSAVGHYLWLWNSHDNPGRVQGGEGNRELDRIGPVNYKGILTPWGEPTDAFYMYMSHYSSKVRPMVYIAMHSWPNRWLKPGIKNNIRIFSNCEEVELFNDLGTLSLGRKPHPGFGRHIEFDAVDIRYNVLYAEGRIAGKIVSRDTIILENLPASPRFETLYTPGDELLKAASDYHYVYRVNCGGDHYVDKFGAHWKADQPYIPAMGWGSRSWGDHFEGMNPKFASQRMIFDPIKGTKDWRLFQTFRYGLDQLNYQFDLPNGDYLVELFFAEPWYGKFSSGQGDRIFDIAINGDIVEHKLDLYKASGYQQAFKRSYSIKVRDRKILIDFPHVYAGQALIQAIAIASKQKVEKEPIASGHYNLSIPDQHIQLHSWLDIGSVLDSGASVKTAFFTVPPSLYGSDYFSLDGGRSYSLRFNEPTSVFWLAKSRPDGFEVTKDRVQMSTGDYLDVYRKVVDRGAEIKVSAKNRGEVLAFQQQSGLLPVYDLKEVKNYKAYLSDWREGVSEVEFSGQKRLVFSTDAEGYVAWQFQVGAADIYSLTIKYHNPAQESHVGYYEILDKNKQVLVPKTPIRLEPTRAGKWNYISTDTKTMINAGTYFIKFYAVHAKDLMVDNLEVK; from the coding sequence ATGATGATCCGGTTGATGCTATTCCGAAAGCTGTTAGGCAGCTTACTCTTGTTGCTGTGTACGCAATTTTCTTATGGACAGAAGGTTCGCAAAACCATCGCCTTGAATACCGGCTGGCAGACCATAATGGATCAGAACGACTCAGCCCGCTATGCGGGATTCCAGTCTAAGGCATTTAAGACAGATGGAGACTGGCAGAAAGTTAATGTGCCCCACAACTGGGACAGGTATGAAGGTTACCGCCGATTGCTCCATGGCAATCTGCATGGTTACTCTTGGTACAGGAAACAGTTCTCGCTCAAGCACCCCCAGGCTAAAAATAGATTTTTTTTGTTTTTTGAGGGGGTGGGATCTTATGCAACGGTTTGGCTGAATGGTAAACAGGTGGGATACCATGCCGGCGGAAGAACGACTTTCACGTTGGATGTAACAGATGCGATTAAATTGGACGGCAGTCCCAATCTTTTGGCTGTTCGGGCAGACCATCCGGCACATATTACAGACCTTCCATGGGTAGATGGCGGCTGTTCGACAGAACGTGGATTTTCGGAGGGATCACAGCCCATGGGCATCTTCCGGCCGGTAAGCCTAGTGATTAAGAATGAGGTTTCCATTGTGCCTTTTGGTGAACATTATTGGAACGACGAAACCGCCGATAGCAAAAAAGCGATTGTGCATCAGTCTGTCGAAGTTGCTAACCAGAGCAAGGGTAATAAGAAAATTGAGGTGATTAGCCGCGTGTTTGATCAGAATGGCAAAATGATCCTGCGATCCATACACCCTGATCAGATTGAAGCAAATACAATAAAGAAAATACGACTCAAGGACCTCATTTTGTCCAACCCGCATTTGTGGTCGATAGAATCACCTTATCTCTATCAGATCAAGATGCAGATCACAGTGGATGGACAAATCAAGGATGAAGTACAGACGGCTTATGGGATCCGCACAGTACGTTGGTCAAAGGGACTGAAGCCTTCAGGCGACACTCGCCTCCTGATCAATGGAAAGCCGACATTCATCAATGGTATTGCGGAGTATGAGCATAAATTGGGGCAATCCCATGCATTCCCCGAAGAGGAGATTGAAGCGCGAGTGAAGCAGATCAGACAATTGGGGTTTAATTCCTTCCGTGATGCACATCAACCACATAATCTGCGCTATCAGGCTGCATGGGATCGGTATGGAATTCTACTGTGGACGCAGCTTGCCGCCCATATCTGGTTTGACACGCCTGCTTTTCGGAATAATTTCAAGAGATTATTAACCGAGTGGGTGCGTGAACGAAGAAATAGTCCATCCGTAATCTTATGGGGACTAGAAAATGAAAGTACGCTTCCAGAAGATTTTGCGCAGGAATGCACGGCATTAATTCGAGAATTGGATCCAACAGCCTCCATCCAGCGCCTCGTGACAACTTGTAACGGAGGGAGCGGAACCGATTGGGATGTTCCGCAAAACTGGACAGGCACATATGGCGGAAATCAGAATACTTATGGAGAGGACCTGAAAAAACAGCTTCTTGTTGGCGAGTATGGCGCCTGGCGGAGCTTAGGATTACATGCAGAGCCACCCTATCTTCCTAATGAAAACAACTATAATGAGGAACGTTTTGCCGATATCCTGCAGACAAAGATCCGTCTGGCCGATTCTGTGAAAGACAGTGCTGTTGGCCATTACTTATGGCTTTGGAATTCTCATGATAATCCCGGACGGGTTCAGGGAGGGGAAGGCAACCGCGAGCTGGATCGTATTGGTCCGGTAAATTACAAAGGTATACTTACACCTTGGGGCGAACCGACAGATGCTTTTTATATGTATATGTCGCATTATAGCAGTAAGGTCAGGCCGATGGTTTATATCGCTATGCATTCTTGGCCAAACCGTTGGTTGAAACCGGGGATAAAAAACAATATCCGTATTTTTTCGAATTGTGAAGAAGTAGAATTATTTAACGACCTGGGTACCCTATCGCTTGGCAGGAAGCCACATCCCGGATTCGGCCGCCACATTGAATTTGACGCCGTCGATATACGGTACAATGTGTTATATGCCGAAGGACGAATCGCTGGAAAGATCGTTTCCCGCGATACCATTATCTTGGAGAATCTGCCTGCAAGTCCGCGTTTTGAAACCCTATACACGCCTGGAGACGAACTATTGAAAGCAGCGTCTGACTATCACTATGTATATCGTGTCAATTGCGGAGGAGATCATTACGTTGACAAATTCGGAGCGCACTGGAAGGCCGATCAACCGTATATACCTGCGATGGGCTGGGGAAGCCGCTCTTGGGGGGATCATTTTGAAGGAATGAATCCCAAATTTGCCAGTCAACGCATGATTTTTGATCCTATCAAGGGCACTAAGGATTGGCGTCTTTTTCAGACTTTTCGTTATGGGCTGGATCAATTAAATTATCAATTTGACTTGCCGAATGGCGATTATCTGGTCGAGCTGTTTTTTGCCGAACCTTGGTATGGGAAATTTTCATCCGGGCAAGGAGATCGTATCTTTGATATCGCCATCAATGGAGATATCGTAGAACATAAGCTCGATCTGTATAAAGCATCCGGCTACCAGCAGGCCTTCAAAAGAAGTTATTCCATAAAAGTAAGGGACAGAAAAATCCTGATCGATTTCCCTCATGTGTATGCCGGTCAGGCGTTGATTCAGGCTATCGCCATCGCATCCAAGCAGAAGGTAGAAAAGGAACCCATAGCCAGCGGCCATTACAATTTGTCTATACCGGATCAGCATATTCAGCTCCATAGCTGGCTGGATATTGGCAGTGTGCTGGATAGCGGAGCATCGGTGAAAACAGCATTCTTCACAGTGCCACCTTCTTTATACGGTTCAGATTATTTTTCATTGGACGGTGGTAGATCCTATTCCTTACGTTTTAATGAGCCAACATCTGTTTTCTGGCTTGCCAAAAGCAGGCCTGACGGTTTCGAGGTCACCAAAGACCGGGTACAAATGAGTACTGGAGACTATCTGGATGTATACCGCAAGGTGGTGGACAGAGGGGCGGAGATCAAAGTATCGGCTAAAAACAGGGGCGAAGTGCTCGCTTTCCAGCAGCAGAGTGGGTTGCTGCCTGTATATGACCTGAAAGAAGTAAAAAACTACAAAGCGTATTTAAGTGATTGGCGAGAAGGCGTCTCTGAAGTTGAATTTTCTGGTCAAAAGCGATTGGTATTTAGCACGGATGCGGAAGGCTATGTCGCCTGGCAATTTCAGGTTGGAGCAGCAGATATCTATTCACTCACCATCAAGTACCACAATCCTGCTCAGGAAAGCCATGTGGGCTATTATGAAATTCTGGATAAGAACAAGCAGGTATTGGTCCCCAAGACTCCCATACGTCTAGAGCCTACACGAGCTGGCAAATGGAACTACATCAGTACGGATACCAAGACGATGATCAATGCCGGAACTTATTTTATAAAATTTTATGCAGTACATGCGAAGGACCTCATGGTTGATAATTTGGAGGTAAAATAG
- a CDS encoding DUF3826 domain-containing protein, which yields MKRFALLTFLFLSVSMTFGQTDDTYWKTITARSEKIVSKLALKDQTKREQAVHIVRDQYYLLNACYTLRDLKIKENSELKEQINQETLQETGRLNQSFVQRLKAVLTEQEVEEVKNGMTYHVYPNTVKAYQEMIPRLKKEEIHMIDSLLFEARDYAMQAESSEKKHAWFGKYKGKINNYLASHGYNLKEEGDKWAERLKKQPK from the coding sequence ATGAAACGTTTTGCATTACTCACGTTTTTATTTTTAAGTGTATCTATGACATTTGGTCAAACGGATGATACCTACTGGAAAACCATAACAGCCAGATCAGAAAAAATTGTATCCAAATTAGCACTAAAGGATCAGACCAAGCGCGAACAAGCTGTGCACATTGTTCGTGATCAATATTATCTTTTGAATGCCTGCTACACGCTGCGGGATCTCAAGATCAAGGAGAACAGCGAGTTGAAAGAACAAATTAATCAGGAGACCTTGCAGGAAACAGGTCGTCTTAACCAGTCTTTTGTCCAGCGCCTAAAGGCGGTTTTAACGGAACAAGAAGTTGAGGAAGTTAAAAATGGCATGACCTATCATGTGTATCCTAACACGGTGAAGGCCTATCAGGAGATGATCCCGAGACTCAAAAAAGAGGAAATTCATATGATCGACAGTCTGTTATTTGAAGCGCGCGATTACGCTATGCAGGCTGAATCTTCTGAGAAAAAACATGCTTGGTTCGGAAAATATAAAGGCAAGATCAATAATTATTTAGCTTCCCATGGCTATAACCTCAAAGAGGAAGGCGACAAATGGGCCGAACGACTAAAAAAACAACCCAAATAG
- a CDS encoding SusC/RagA family TonB-linked outer membrane protein: MNHFIFPKKSSIKLAKLLAIGIMTGGILPSHSYAERLSEHKLFFFKNITGKVVDQNGKPLEGVTIAIKGSKTATSTDKDGTFRLNLPVGNEILVLNHVGYKRLEVPVGNQSVLTIQMEAESRELEEVVAVGYTTQKKAHLTGSVVSIKAEEVEDLPTTNIGSALAGRVAGLAVSGGNTRPGTKATLTIRKPMGPSKDGGTTDPLYVIDGMVQVDGQNQPDATLFGNLDPSEIESISFLKDGAAAVYGVRGANGVVLVTTKRGKVGTPKISYNGSYAINDEAYRTKMMDAYQYGMYFNIMNGPNGSNKHPSDQGFENWFFSQDELDYFKNHSYNWLDDAWKSSYLTRHSLNISGGADKATYFANIAYNKQDGNLGTLDYDRWNFRAGSDIQVASNFKVGMQVSGNTGNLQKTFNKIGGENDDNDYRNLLLASPYVPAYVNGLPARLPGTSGDLSAYHYFELQKLGNLATSDTRQFSINLNGEYRAPWLEGLVIRGSYNRNLKNDRGTQIGTKYQTYTFKRGGDNGHIYDMGTDPTAVTFSNGNRVYFSNVAGNSYQANFTLSYDKQWNKHNFAGLFSVEKAEANSSQEDVWKDDPLSTTNGQFNTAFGAVTGRTYAYESGTLGYVGRLNYRYGNKYLAEILFRSDASTKFAPENYWGNFYNISAGWVISEEQFFQSKAVDYLKLRLSHGKLGNDQTAAWGWLQRYTYQEGKGGVFGENNGSIGASTGLKMEKSPNRNAAWANEYKNNIGVDARFLNNRLSATIDAYYNKGYDLLVIRTGNIPVSVGGSVAAENYGRKNTFGYELELGWQDKVNDFSYGVSTRLSWSNDKVIRGDFNDVDVLYPWKAHPNGPSDNGVWGYDYLGMFKTQQDIDDYVSQYNITQVFDESVDKLRPGMLYYRDVRGPLQADGTFAGPDGVINEYDQIQLAKNSTNHYAVGMTFKAGYKGFSAEAVLTGSFGGYAEITERNKLNNDISRVYTNLPVFWGNIYDPVLNPTGTMPNPHWADIYNRTSSFWSVPAFQMRMSSFNIGYRLPEKLTRYLNVSNARVYLSAMNPLTIYNPFKYKDGNGAAWDTYPNLRTYSFGVNVTL, translated from the coding sequence ATGAATCACTTTATATTCCCGAAGAAATCTTCAATCAAGTTGGCAAAACTGCTGGCTATTGGGATAATGACGGGTGGGATACTTCCGTCCCATTCCTATGCAGAGCGCCTAAGTGAACACAAGCTATTCTTTTTTAAAAATATAACCGGAAAGGTGGTTGACCAAAACGGAAAGCCTTTAGAAGGAGTAACAATAGCCATTAAAGGGTCGAAAACGGCCACTTCAACGGATAAGGATGGTACCTTTAGGTTGAACTTGCCTGTGGGTAATGAGATTTTAGTGCTCAATCATGTTGGCTATAAGCGGCTGGAGGTGCCTGTGGGTAACCAGAGCGTACTGACTATACAGATGGAAGCGGAAAGCCGTGAGCTGGAGGAGGTTGTGGCTGTAGGTTACACCACACAAAAAAAGGCTCATCTGACAGGATCTGTCGTATCCATTAAAGCGGAAGAAGTAGAAGATCTCCCCACGACCAATATCGGCTCGGCTCTAGCAGGACGAGTTGCTGGGCTTGCTGTTAGTGGGGGGAATACCCGGCCTGGGACGAAAGCTACATTAACGATCCGAAAGCCCATGGGACCAAGCAAGGATGGTGGTACAACAGACCCGCTATATGTTATCGATGGCATGGTCCAGGTGGACGGGCAAAACCAACCCGATGCCACCCTGTTTGGAAACCTGGATCCCTCCGAAATTGAGAGCATATCGTTTTTGAAAGATGGAGCTGCGGCCGTATATGGGGTGAGAGGAGCAAACGGCGTGGTGCTGGTGACAACGAAAAGAGGTAAGGTCGGCACGCCGAAGATTAGTTACAACGGCTCCTATGCCATTAATGATGAAGCTTATCGAACCAAGATGATGGATGCCTATCAGTATGGCATGTACTTCAATATCATGAACGGTCCAAACGGAAGTAATAAGCATCCATCGGATCAGGGATTTGAAAACTGGTTTTTTTCGCAGGATGAGCTGGATTATTTTAAGAACCATTCGTACAACTGGTTAGATGATGCCTGGAAGTCGAGTTATTTAACCCGTCATTCTCTGAATATCTCCGGAGGAGCCGACAAAGCAACTTATTTCGCGAATATTGCCTATAATAAGCAAGATGGTAATTTGGGTACCTTGGATTATGACCGCTGGAATTTTAGGGCCGGAAGTGATATTCAGGTCGCAAGTAATTTTAAAGTGGGTATGCAGGTGTCCGGAAATACTGGTAACCTACAGAAAACGTTTAATAAAATTGGTGGAGAGAACGATGATAACGATTATCGTAATCTATTACTTGCCTCGCCGTATGTCCCCGCTTACGTTAATGGACTTCCAGCTCGTCTACCGGGTACATCTGGAGACCTGTCAGCCTATCACTATTTTGAATTGCAAAAGCTAGGTAATCTGGCGACATCGGATACCAGACAGTTCAGCATTAATTTAAATGGAGAATATCGGGCACCCTGGCTTGAAGGACTTGTTATACGTGGATCCTATAACCGAAATTTAAAGAATGATAGGGGCACGCAGATTGGTACCAAATACCAGACCTATACCTTTAAAAGAGGAGGCGATAACGGCCATATCTACGATATGGGAACTGATCCAACTGCTGTGACTTTCAGTAACGGCAACCGTGTGTATTTTTCGAATGTGGCAGGAAATAGCTATCAGGCGAATTTTACGTTAAGCTATGACAAACAATGGAACAAACATAACTTTGCTGGGTTGTTCTCCGTTGAAAAGGCAGAGGCGAATAGTTCACAGGAAGATGTATGGAAGGACGACCCGCTGTCAACGACAAACGGACAGTTTAATACCGCGTTTGGTGCAGTAACTGGGCGCACATACGCTTATGAATCCGGAACACTGGGCTATGTGGGGCGGTTAAATTATAGGTATGGTAACAAATACCTTGCAGAGATCCTGTTCCGCTCGGATGCCTCGACCAAATTTGCTCCGGAAAACTACTGGGGTAATTTCTACAATATTTCTGCTGGCTGGGTAATTAGTGAGGAGCAATTTTTCCAGTCAAAAGCAGTGGATTACCTGAAGTTGCGTTTATCGCATGGCAAGCTCGGTAACGACCAGACAGCTGCCTGGGGCTGGCTCCAGCGCTATACATATCAGGAAGGCAAAGGAGGTGTATTTGGCGAGAATAACGGTTCGATCGGTGCCAGTACAGGTTTGAAGATGGAAAAATCTCCCAATCGGAACGCGGCCTGGGCTAATGAGTATAAAAATAATATAGGCGTTGATGCGCGCTTTCTAAATAACCGGTTATCAGCCACCATTGACGCTTATTACAATAAAGGCTATGATCTTTTGGTCATACGCACGGGAAATATTCCTGTTTCAGTAGGGGGATCGGTAGCGGCCGAGAACTATGGCCGCAAAAATACATTTGGATATGAACTTGAATTAGGTTGGCAGGACAAAGTCAACGACTTCAGTTATGGGGTCAGTACAAGGCTTTCCTGGTCCAACGATAAAGTTATACGTGGTGATTTTAATGATGTTGACGTATTATATCCTTGGAAAGCACATCCTAACGGGCCATCTGACAATGGCGTCTGGGGATACGATTATCTAGGTATGTTCAAAACGCAGCAAGATATCGATGATTACGTGAGCCAATATAACATTACCCAGGTGTTTGACGAGAGTGTGGATAAACTTAGGCCGGGAATGCTCTATTATCGTGATGTCCGTGGACCATTACAGGCAGATGGAACGTTTGCGGGACCAGACGGCGTCATCAACGAGTATGACCAGATCCAGCTCGCAAAAAATAGTACCAATCATTATGCTGTCGGTATGACCTTCAAAGCCGGATATAAAGGGTTTAGCGCCGAAGCTGTGCTGACAGGATCTTTTGGTGGATATGCAGAAATTACGGAACGCAACAAGTTGAACAACGATATTTCCCGTGTATACACCAATTTACCCGTGTTCTGGGGGAATATTTATGATCCCGTACTGAATCCGACAGGTACCATGCCGAACCCGCATTGGGCCGATATTTACAACCGGACCTCCAGCTTTTGGTCCGTTCCGGCTTTTCAGATGCGCATGAGCAGTTTCAATATCGGTTATAGATTACCGGAAAAATTGACGAGATATCTAAATGTATCCAATGCACGGGTATATTTGAGCGCAATGAATCCACTAACGATTTATAATCCATTTAAGTATAAAGACGGGAATGGTGCCGCCTGGGATACCTACCCAAATTTGAGAACATATTCCTTTGGTGTTAATGTAACCTTATAG
- a CDS encoding RagB/SusD family nutrient uptake outer membrane protein encodes MKKITIFKLALLSLLLTNQACKDNFLEEKSDLAAVKEDDVFKDPILARAYVDFVYGLFLPPNNAQTFVATQDATEDGKYSNTFTQTTDELAGETDYNKKWNMISYVNNHANKYFGQRMSASIGNNVWTRMKEINVFLAKIDQYGIDEATRNLLKGQLYFWRAYQYFQLVRLYGGVPLVLEPQTPVVGENEVNSIPRSSTAACIEQICKDLDMAKSLLPGRWDAANWGRITSGAAAALKGRVLLTYASPQFNPTDSRDRWEEAYKANLEAKNLLEQHGFGLFQTGGTANGKAWGDMFIVEGSANPEAVIVYGFNNLSSSVNTVKNNGWEQVIRPRALSGSGSISPTKQMLDAFPMLDGKDIHDPTSAYTYDAQKFYKNRDPRFSKTFVYNGALFPYGSGSEYRQWTYSWKNKNGSYVSTETQGANASGIYLKKGSDPNASGSSNGGAGFQQSGTDFIELRFAEVILNLAESAIGTNRLEEGMTEIKKIRARAGLENTDGAYGLSAAAGNRDKLFGAVINERKLEFAYEGKRFYDLRRWKLFETDSPTAQRLGVKPLNGTRRTGLLITVKNNGKEYIGDLDPLLRDGKSGNVPVVERQPGSYPPGIDNQEQYLDYLYDNYFTITEKDNLDPTNGSWSFTWYPQYYFFGLNQTILSASPYLQQTAGWDSMNGAGTFDPLK; translated from the coding sequence ATGAAAAAAATAACAATATTCAAGCTCGCTTTATTGAGCCTGCTTTTGACCAATCAAGCGTGTAAAGATAATTTTCTTGAAGAAAAGTCGGATTTAGCTGCTGTAAAAGAAGACGATGTCTTCAAAGATCCTATCTTGGCCCGTGCTTATGTAGACTTCGTATATGGGCTATTTCTACCTCCTAACAATGCACAGACATTTGTGGCCACACAGGATGCTACGGAAGACGGTAAGTATAGCAATACCTTTACGCAGACGACCGATGAATTGGCCGGTGAAACAGATTATAACAAAAAATGGAATATGATCTCCTATGTCAATAATCATGCGAACAAGTATTTCGGGCAGCGGATGAGCGCGAGCATAGGCAACAATGTCTGGACAAGGATGAAAGAAATCAATGTCTTTTTAGCCAAGATAGACCAATATGGCATCGATGAAGCTACGCGGAATTTGCTGAAAGGTCAGCTATATTTTTGGCGGGCTTACCAATATTTCCAGTTGGTCCGGTTATATGGTGGCGTTCCGTTGGTTCTTGAACCGCAGACACCGGTAGTTGGTGAGAATGAAGTCAACTCTATACCCAGAAGTAGTACCGCTGCTTGTATTGAGCAAATTTGTAAAGATCTGGACATGGCAAAAAGCCTCTTGCCGGGACGATGGGATGCTGCTAATTGGGGGCGGATTACCAGTGGTGCTGCAGCAGCGTTAAAGGGCCGTGTACTGTTGACATATGCGAGTCCACAATTTAATCCTACCGATTCACGTGACCGTTGGGAAGAAGCATACAAAGCAAATTTGGAGGCTAAAAATTTACTGGAGCAGCACGGTTTTGGATTGTTTCAGACTGGGGGCACAGCGAATGGTAAAGCTTGGGGAGACATGTTTATCGTAGAAGGTAGTGCCAATCCCGAAGCCGTAATTGTCTATGGATTTAATAACTTATCATCTTCCGTCAACACAGTTAAAAACAATGGCTGGGAGCAGGTCATTCGGCCACGCGCCCTCTCGGGATCGGGGTCAATTTCGCCGACCAAGCAGATGTTGGATGCCTTTCCCATGTTGGATGGTAAAGACATACATGATCCGACCTCTGCCTATACGTATGATGCGCAAAAGTTTTATAAAAATAGAGATCCCAGGTTTTCAAAGACCTTTGTTTATAACGGCGCTTTATTTCCTTATGGCAGTGGCAGTGAATACCGTCAATGGACATATTCTTGGAAAAATAAAAACGGATCTTATGTCTCCACGGAAACACAGGGAGCTAATGCCAGTGGAATTTATTTGAAAAAAGGTTCGGATCCCAATGCCTCAGGGTCTTCCAATGGCGGAGCGGGTTTCCAGCAGAGTGGTACAGATTTTATCGAACTGCGATTTGCCGAAGTCATATTAAATCTGGCGGAATCAGCGATTGGAACGAACAGGTTGGAGGAAGGAATGACCGAGATTAAAAAAATAAGGGCTAGAGCTGGTTTGGAAAACACGGATGGCGCGTATGGTCTGAGTGCCGCGGCCGGCAACAGGGATAAACTGTTCGGAGCGGTCATCAATGAACGAAAATTGGAGTTTGCCTATGAAGGAAAACGGTTCTACGATCTCAGACGCTGGAAACTCTTTGAGACGGATTCGCCAACGGCCCAACGTCTTGGCGTGAAACCCTTAAACGGAACACGACGTACAGGGTTGCTCATCACGGTCAAAAATAATGGCAAGGAATATATCGGGGATTTAGATCCATTATTGCGGGATGGTAAAAGTGGTAATGTGCCAGTTGTGGAGCGTCAGCCAGGTTCTTATCCACCGGGGATTGACAATCAGGAACAGTATCTTGACTACCTTTACGACAATTATTTTACGATCACCGAAAAGGACAATTTAGATCCAACCAATGGATCATGGAGTTTTACCTGGTATCCACAATACTATTTCTTTGGCCTGAATCAAACAATACTGAGTGCGTCTCCTTATTTACAACAGACCGCCGGCTGGGATAGTATGAATGGGGCAGGCACTTTTGATCCGTTGAAATAA
- a CDS encoding polysaccharide lyase, with protein MLHKITLTALLSIFTSVAFCQYPKIPEEVKKSTDELMKKALRQSDEAWQKALPVIEEYAKQGKPYIPWAGRPTDLPQASIPAFPEAEGGGKFTFGGRGGKVYVVTSLDDNGPGTLREACEKGGPRIIVFNVSGIIRLKTPLIIRAPYITIAGQSAPGDGVCVAGESVWINTHDVLIRHMRFRRGETYVGRRDDAIGGNPVGNIMIDHVSASWGLDENMSMYRHMYNDSTGKAEEKRGTVNITIQNSIFSEALDTWNHAFGSTLGGENCTFMRNLWSNNAARNPSIGWNGLFNFFNNVVYNWVHRSIDGGDYQATYNIVNNYFKPGPATPLNEPISYRILKPESGRSKLPYVVFGRAHVNGNIVEGNAKVTANNWDGGVQLENKAGNLMTFDEAKPYFAAMSVKEPFPHANFPVMSAQESYAYVLDHAGATLPKRDPVDQRVVREVRNGKPTPLKDVKLPEKDFEHRRLPKDSYKIGIITDISQVGGYPVYKGKAYKDSDNDGIPDDVEKQMGLNPNDPSDSAKITASGYANIEIYLNKLAAK; from the coding sequence ATGTTACATAAAATAACACTGACCGCATTATTGAGTATTTTCACCTCAGTAGCATTTTGTCAGTATCCAAAAATTCCGGAAGAAGTTAAAAAGTCCACCGACGAGTTGATGAAAAAGGCTCTTCGCCAATCAGATGAAGCCTGGCAAAAAGCACTGCCCGTGATAGAAGAATATGCTAAACAAGGCAAACCTTATATCCCTTGGGCTGGGCGACCCACAGATTTGCCACAGGCATCTATACCTGCTTTCCCGGAAGCGGAAGGCGGTGGTAAATTTACTTTTGGTGGCCGCGGTGGTAAAGTTTATGTGGTGACGAGCCTGGATGACAACGGTCCGGGGACGCTGCGTGAAGCTTGCGAAAAAGGCGGCCCCCGAATTATCGTTTTCAACGTCTCCGGTATTATCCGTTTAAAAACTCCATTGATCATTCGGGCACCTTATATTACCATTGCTGGCCAATCTGCTCCCGGTGATGGCGTATGTGTGGCTGGAGAATCTGTCTGGATCAATACACATGATGTGCTGATTCGCCATATGCGTTTTCGGCGTGGCGAAACTTATGTAGGCAGAAGGGATGACGCTATTGGCGGCAATCCAGTCGGAAATATTATGATTGACCATGTTTCGGCAAGCTGGGGACTGGATGAAAATATGTCGATGTACCGGCACATGTACAACGATAGTACAGGCAAAGCTGAGGAAAAACGGGGCACGGTGAATATCACGATACAGAATTCGATTTTCTCCGAGGCTCTGGATACCTGGAACCATGCATTTGGCAGTACACTGGGCGGCGAAAACTGTACTTTTATGCGAAATCTCTGGTCCAATAATGCAGCCAGAAATCCTTCCATCGGTTGGAATGGACTGTTCAATTTCTTCAACAATGTCGTGTATAACTGGGTACACCGCTCTATTGATGGGGGCGATTACCAAGCGACCTACAATATCGTAAATAATTACTTTAAGCCCGGACCAGCGACTCCTTTAAACGAACCCATAAGTTACCGTATACTCAAACCTGAATCTGGACGGAGCAAGTTGCCTTATGTTGTTTTTGGACGAGCACATGTGAATGGGAACATTGTTGAGGGCAATGCAAAGGTGACTGCAAACAATTGGGATGGTGGCGTACAGCTGGAAAATAAGGCCGGTAACCTGATGACCTTTGATGAAGCCAAACCTTATTTTGCTGCAATGAGCGTAAAGGAACCGTTTCCGCATGCGAATTTCCCTGTGATGAGCGCGCAGGAAAGTTACGCGTATGTGCTTGATCATGCTGGAGCAACATTACCAAAAAGGGATCCCGTTGATCAGCGGGTTGTCCGGGAAGTTAGAAATGGGAAGCCTACGCCTTTGAAGGATGTGAAACTTCCGGAAAAGGATTTTGAACATAGAAGACTGCCAAAGGACTCGTATAAGATCGGAATCATTACAGATATATCACAAGTAGGCGGGTATCCCGTATACAAAGGTAAGGCGTATAAAGACTCGGATAACGATGGTATTCCTGATGATGTTGAAAAACAAATGGGGCTTAACCCGAATGATCCGAGCGACTCTGCAAAGATCACCGCTTCGGGCTACGCGAATATTGAAATCTATCTCAACAAATTGGCTGCTAAATAA